Proteins from a single region of Amblyomma americanum isolate KBUSLIRL-KWMA chromosome 10, ASM5285725v1, whole genome shotgun sequence:
- the LOC144106799 gene encoding uncharacterized protein LOC144106799 — protein sequence MEHQKDSVFVREACVEIFSVAGLVGRSVTGGMSNRTKAKPKPALDAAKFAALDAFFKHYLQSRCSPGEVAMRHRGLRKIVAMKIADVMKVHLLHRYLKLDSPEVHAHNLDQCINKP from the exons ATGGAGCACCAAAAGGACAGCGTATTTGTCCGCGAGGCCTGCGTTGAAATATTTTCTGTTGCAGGCCTTGTGGGCAGAAGTGTCACAGGTGGCATGTCAAACCGTACGAAGGCTAAGCCCAAGCCTGCCTTGGACGCGGCAAAGTTTGCTGCCCTGGATG CTTTCTTCAAGCACTACCTTCAGAGTCGGTGCAGTCCTGGTGAGGTGGCAATGCGCCACCGTGGACTGCGCAAAATCGTCGCTATGAAGATTGCTGATGTAATGAAAGTGCATTTGCTGCACCGTTATTTGAAACTCGATAGCCCTGAGGTGCATGCACACAACCTGGACCAGTGCATCAATAAACCATAA
- the LOC144106797 gene encoding uncharacterized protein LOC144106797, producing the protein MVASLRVARLVSFEERCLHSCDKFFRRQLQFQAFTIGIGSDIEKTKQKFSADHCLKTTAAMSCLHRLSFVSTAGNEYDGSAGVLLKSQVERQWFQCSKCGYCTAVRSHFKNHERTHTGERPFRCSHCGQDFIRSDHLARHLRIHTGEKPYRCTHCGRAFIQSTSLIDHLRIHAGERPYRCDHCNKRFTKRTALTRHFRVHMNKNP; encoded by the exons ATGGTTGCGTCATTGCGTGTTGCTCGCCTAGTCAGTTTCGAAGAGCGTTGCCTGCATTCTTGCGACAAGTTTTTCAGGCGCCAGCTACAATTTCAGGCATTTACGATTG GCATTGGATCTGACATCGAGAAGACAAAGCAAAAGTTTTCCGCCGACCACTGCTTGAAAACAACTGCTGCCATGTCTTGTCTTCACAGGCTGA GCTTCGTCAGCACTGCTGGGAATGAGTATGACGGCTCAGCGGGTGTACTGTTGAAATCACAAGTAGAAAGGCAATGGTTTCAGTGCTCCAAATGTGGCTACTGCACGGCTGTTCGCTCTCATTTCAAGAATCACGAGAGGACACACACCGGAGAGCGCCCCTTTCGGTGCAGCCACTGTGGCCAGGACTTTATAAGGAGCGACCACCTGGCAAGGCACCTTCGCATTCACACGGGCGAGAAGCCATACCGGTGCACGCATTGCGGCAGGGCCTTCATACAGAGCACCTCCCTGATAGATCACCTTCGCATCCATGCGGGCGAGAGGCCGTACCGGTGTGATCACTGCAACAAGCGCTTCACAAAGAGGACTGCCCTGACAAGACACTTTCGCGTTCACATGAACAAGAATCCATAG